One Rhodothermales bacterium genomic window carries:
- a CDS encoding type II and III secretion system protein, giving the protein MTAVTTAQAQDRPPRQIRTYVPPDQLVSFLPSTPFDQFLEFINPVFDRVTGKQVIDPEGRSEPIGVTITNLQFFDALEFVLELKGLTYRETDRYFIIQAAQATPLVMNADQAAGRPVDPAVTQVVPATAGTREVQINAVLFDANLTKSLELGIDWSVWFGPQASRGGGSGGAGGGSFGGGSGNTNNGNQDIPRIFINTENVFSSVDNYIIGPDRVSFSGLTQLIRAFEQEGLGETIASPTVTVQSGQKGNIQIGSDVPVQQRDFAGNTITQFFSTGIIIDVTPTVIRETVSDSLGTEVIEFIHLDVAVENSNSSPSEAGIVIARNRADTQVLLLDGEQTVIGGLYTTQKTITRRGVPILKDLPPWFFGLRYLFGYNRTDKTQRELLIIIQARLLDQLDVRTQRPFPDQLLERRRRQLEEDVRRLDASKARKVTYPDNN; this is encoded by the coding sequence ATGACGGCCGTTACCACGGCGCAGGCGCAGGATCGCCCACCGCGGCAGATCCGTACCTACGTTCCTCCCGATCAACTCGTGTCGTTCCTTCCGTCGACGCCGTTCGATCAGTTCCTGGAGTTTATCAATCCGGTGTTCGACCGGGTGACCGGGAAGCAGGTGATCGACCCGGAAGGGCGCTCCGAACCGATCGGCGTCACGATCACCAACCTGCAGTTTTTCGACGCGCTGGAGTTTGTGCTCGAACTGAAGGGGCTGACGTATCGCGAGACCGATCGCTACTTCATTATCCAGGCGGCCCAGGCGACGCCGCTCGTCATGAATGCCGACCAGGCCGCCGGCCGGCCGGTCGATCCGGCGGTGACGCAGGTCGTTCCGGCGACCGCCGGCACGCGTGAAGTCCAGATCAACGCCGTGTTGTTCGACGCCAACCTCACGAAGTCGCTCGAACTCGGTATCGACTGGAGCGTGTGGTTCGGTCCGCAGGCCAGCCGCGGCGGCGGCAGCGGGGGCGCCGGCGGCGGTTCCTTTGGCGGGGGCTCGGGCAATACGAACAACGGCAACCAGGACATCCCGCGCATTTTCATCAATACCGAGAATGTCTTCAGCAGCGTCGACAACTACATCATCGGGCCGGACCGGGTCAGTTTCTCTGGCCTCACCCAGTTGATCCGCGCGTTTGAACAGGAAGGCCTCGGCGAGACGATCGCCAGCCCGACCGTGACGGTCCAGAGCGGCCAGAAGGGCAATATCCAGATAGGTAGCGACGTGCCCGTGCAGCAGCGCGACTTCGCCGGCAACACGATCACGCAGTTCTTCTCGACGGGTATCATCATCGACGTGACGCCGACCGTGATCCGGGAGACCGTAAGCGACTCGCTCGGCACCGAGGTGATCGAGTTCATTCACCTCGACGTCGCCGTCGAAAACTCGAACAGCTCGCCGTCGGAAGCCGGCATCGTGATCGCGCGAAACCGCGCCGACACGCAGGTGCTGCTGCTCGATGGCGAGCAGACGGTCATCGGCGGGCTCTATACGACGCAGAAAACGATCACCCGCCGCGGCGTTCCGATCCTGAAGGATCTCCCGCCATGGTTCTTCGGGCTGCGTTATCTGTTCGGGTACAACCGGACCGACAAGACGCAGCGCGAACTCCTGATCATCATCCAGGCGCGCCTGCTCGACCAGCTCGACGTCCGCACCCAGCGTCCGTTCCCGGATCAGCTGCTCGAACGCCGCCGCCGTCAGCTGGAAGAGGATGTTCGCCGGCTCGACGCCTCGAAGGCGCGCAAAGTGACCTATCCGGATAACAACTAG